ACATGCGGTGTGCGTGTGACCTAGTATGTTTCTGTGATTACTTCAGACCCACTCAAGCTGAGTCCCTTTGGTTTTCCTTCCCTAATTTCTGTCATTACAGCTAGCTATCCTCTTGTTTTCTGTTCCCTTTGCACAGAAGACATGAACTACTAATTTCTGTCTTTTTCTGCGTTTGGAAGAAGGACCAGTCTTGGTTGATAAATATGAATGGAactccttccttttttttcttgagaaaaaaaatgaacatatATGCATCGAGCATAAGTACAGATGATACGAGTACCGGAGAGTCAACAATGATACTCCAAAATTCATTAAGAGAGCCATAAAACAAAAGAGGACACAAGATATTTCCAGTCTTCACTAAAAAAAACGTACTTGTAACTGAAATCCAAAAGATAAAAATGATTAAATGTCATCACTTATTGTCTTATTCTCTAAACCTAAACTAACGGTGGCCTTATCAAAACCTCGTTCGGATAAAACTCAAGAACCCAACCCAGGGGAACTCCTTGAATGAATGATCATAAGAAcatgaggaaaaaaaaaaaaaaaaaggaagcttCATGGGCTAATTTTTCtatcaaaaaagaaagaaacgtGGTGGCAGAGGAAGGGCTCTCCGAACCGTTGCTTTTGTCCACTGGATGGTTCCCAGCCGTCCATATTGGGattattatattttgttatttttatccTTTTTTGGTCACTTTAAATCTGCCAAATCCAAGTTTGAAACACAAGGTGGTGTTGTAGCTGCCCTTAagttgagaagaagaagaaagaaagactgTTCTTTTCTCAGTTTCTCACATTTCATGGCGACTGAAGAGGTCAAGAAACCCCCATCGCTTCCTCCCTATCCTGAGGTCCGCATCTATCTTCTCTTTCCAATTCccccactttttttttaatttcttcctgtattttattttcacaTGTCTGATGTAATTCCTTTCTGGATTTGGGAGAGGGTTCTGCATTGTGTAAATAAAATCACAGTGTTTTCTGTGTTTTATAAGAGAAATTATATGCGTGTTTTTGTTCAATTTGATATTATGTGACTACCAAGTTTAGGATTTTCTAAAATTTCCACAATGTTTTTCGCTGCTTTGGTTCTGCTTTTTCTAGAACTGAAGCAGTTGATGAAATTACAAGttgggttttgtttttttgttggaAATCATAGCTAAAACTGATGACCATATCAATTTTTCTACCTTcgttctgttttgtttttttttttctgatgagGCGAAGCAAGCAATGTTGAATTGGGAATGAGGAAGAAGTTTTTGGCTAATAGATCAGTTTGTTGTATTGCAGATGATTCTCAAGGCAATAGAAGAATTGAATGAGAGTAATGGCTCAAACAGATCCTCAATATCAAGATTTATTGAATCAACTTATGGAGAATTGCCAGCAGGACACTCTGCGATACTGTCTGATCATCTCAGCAAAATGAAAGACAGCGGTGAGCTTGTTTTCTGGAAGAACAACTACACAAAGTCTGACCCAAATGCGCCACCAAGACGGGGGCGTGGGAGGCCACCGAAACCCAAGGATCCAGACCAGCCACAGGTTGCTAACTTGGGCACCGGAAGGCCCAGGGGACGCCCGCCTAAGGATCCTAATGCACCTCCAAGACCTCCCAAGGTTAAGTCGTCTCCAGGGAGTGGAAAGCCTAGAGGAAGGCCGAGGAAGATGGCTCGGCCTACTGGAGGTTTAAGTGGCTCGACAACCCTAACAGATTCAGAGACTGGGAAGCCGAGGGGTAGACCTCCTAAGGTGAAGGATTCATTTACTGAAGTGACCATTCAGCAGTAGATTTTATATTAGTGGTTCTGTTTTAGTGTTCTTAGTCTTTATGATCCTCATTCTCTGCGTAGGGATGCAATTGCTGTGTTGTTAGTTAGTTGTGTCTGGTGTGATCTTAACTGCTTGAACAATCTGTAATGAAGTTGTTGTTTCAGTTATATCCTATAGGACATGACTGCTATCTTGAGTATTTATGTTATGATTGTCATCTCTAATGTTGTGCCGAATTTCAAATAGTGGAAGTGATCCTTAGGGATGTTCATGCTTTATTTGAAAGTGGCAAAATTGTGGAGGATCATGTTTCAGTCTTCTATTGCTGTGCCTATTTCATATAGTGGCTTTCATGGGAAGGAAGCATAGTTTGAGACTTGGTTGCGGCATGATGCGGTCAAAAGTTCTGCTCACTCTatgttccttcttctttttttcttgcaACAGTGCATCTTAAGAATTGGAGTCACCAATGGTACTGCAGGCATAAATTGTCAAGTCTACTTCGttgattgttttgttttgcattAAAATGGTCATGGTCGATAATATGAAGGGGAATATGGGAAGACCAGAGCTTGGGGATGCTCAGGTATAGTCCATGACTCGGAAAAGGACACAACTATTCACATCTTCATTTCCTCTTTCCCTTTCAACTTTCCTGTCatatatcaactcaaaacaataccaaaggccagatttaaacAAAAACATCGTACCCTTTAGTCCTTGACCATTTCTAGGGAAAAAGGACGGCCTCAAATTTTCTGTACACTACTTTTCGTTCACATCTAGCTCGCCTTAATTAAAGTCAGAGTGGACGCCAAAAACACATGGTAGCTTGTTCTTCGTTGTGAGGTCAGCCCCTGACAAGAGTTGAGAACTATAGCAACCCACTCATCTGGCAATTCTGAAACATTCTTAGATTGCAACAAGAACCATGGTTTCCAACTCCGAGAAATATTAGTTCAGTGGCCATGCTATAGTTCTTCCACTTGCACTGAAAATCCACAGAGATACCTTTTTGTAACTACCAAGTTGTCTTCATCAAAACTTTGGTTCTCTGTCAAGAATACATGCTCATGGTTTTCCAGCACGATGGTGGGATCATCCAGTGTATTTTCATGTAGGGCTCCTTGCAGGGATCCAAGAGGTTCCTCAGCATTctgaccaccaccaggctgtACATCAAGTTTAACACTCGCATTTTCAGTCTCAGCTGATGCTCTAGATGAAGACTCCCCATAACGATTTTGTATCTTCTGCCGAGTTAAAATGGAAGACAGAAGCTGATACCACCGTGAAATAGCTTGTGCTtcatatcttttcttttctgcagCCTCTCTTCTGTCCCGTTCCTCTGCATAAGCCTAAAAGATGATTTTGAACAACAGCTTTGATCAGGAACGAGCAGATAACTAGAAATTGAATAAAGAAGAGTACACAATCTCAAAATGTACAAGGAACACCTCATCTTCAGAGGAgccaaaatgacaaaaaaatttacaaaattcCAATTCGCATTGTTCATCAAAGCACAGAATATAAAAAGCAAACAGAAAGTGTGTACAGTGCTAATCTCCGGCTTTCTCTACGTATACAATGTAACATGGAAGGCTAAGTAAAGTATTATCAACCAGTTCTATGCAAGGAAAAGTGATGCATATTCATCACCCATCTGCATTTGCAATACAAATCAACAGTAATATATGATTCAATATACCTTTCGCACAATTCCATTAATAGCATGAAGCAGATGCAATGGTTCCAGTTGCCACTTCCCATAAAGTTCAATAGTTCCAATTGAATTACCCCCAACATAATCATCATCTTCAAGAACTTTTTGAAGCTTGATAGAACGTTTCAACTCCTAGAGAATCAACATGGGAAGAGTGAGGCAGTTGTAAATGACAACAACATTAAACCTAACAGTTTTACTGCATCACCATGAATTTAACATGTTTAACCAGACCAGACCTTGATAGGATGCTCATTTGATTTAACTTGCAGCCCCTCCCTTAGCCATTTGTGCTTTGACTTTAGAGTTTGCACACATGTCCTAGGGTAAACTGGATGACCGGAACAAAACCCCAGAATTGGCCCTCTAGGATGGAGTACCTGATGCTTGGTAAACCATTTTTCGATAGCATAAAGGTGATGATTTTTATAGGCCTGCAGATGGAAGTCCAGATCTTGCACAATGTAAAAACCGTATAACTATGCAATTGTCAGAATTATATGAGAAAAGAGATATATATCATTTCTaggaagataattcatttctgCACTACCAGAGACGTTCGAAAGATTTTCTCTAATATGTTCAGATGAGGAACCAGTGTGATTATTCTCCAGATAGACCATGCCTCCTGTTGCTCTCACCTCCAACTCTCTCAGTGGTGCCAATATCTGATCCCACCAAAGTGGATTTACTCGTTGAGCTGCTATCTGATACCACTTGAGACAGTACCTGTGATTTGAGTATATAAAAATGCTGATACCAGTGAGTAACCAAAAAGCACCAATAACAGTAATAATACAACTCTGAAGCTGATTGACAAGAACTACATTGTCCTAGAAGATAATACAACATTTTTGGATCAACAGACAGGTCCATCACATGTTAGAAATACACATGCTAGTATCAAATGATACAGCAACTtcaatcacacatgcacacaGCCATGTACAACATCAAGTGCGGACGTCCGATTCCGGCGATGGCAGGCCGCAACGCCGCGGCGGACCAGCACAGCCGGactacccacctcccggcgatcccgtatgtgccggccggagctcaATCGGCAATCCATGGAGGCCGGaatctgcaaaaatcaagtttttgGGCAGATTCCGGCAATTTCGCGATTCCGGCCTCCGTGagtcgccgatggagctccgaccGGCACAGACGGGACCGCCGAGAGGTGGGGAGTGTGGCTGTCATGGTCCGCCCCGCCGTTCCAGCCtgccgtcgccggaatcggcgaatccgtaccttacgtaagATACGGACatccgcacctgaaaattctcctatatatatatatatatatatattcttctttGCAAATGTAAGTCAAATATTCTCAAGTACCTCACCCAAAGTGTCAAAACTCAAACTTAACCCAGATTAACTACGACTTATGTGCTTAATCTACTGTGAACgtcatgtttttatttgttaCAGTGAAGGCTATGTGCTTACTTTGGAAGTTTTAGGTCTTTCCAGATCTGATTTATGAAAGCACAAACTGGAAACAAGAAATTGAACAGATTAAATCTGTGTAACGATACCGTCACTTCCCTGATGTGGTGGATCATGATAGCCAGAGAATGATTTACTTTTTGCACCAACTACCCACTTCATGAAATGGGTTCAATTCCTATAGGCTATAGCTGATGTAGGAGCAGAGGGTGACTAAGGGGCAGAGGTTAGAAGAGGCTTCAGAATAGAAGAGAATAGAGAATAGGAGGTTTAGAAGGCAGTAATCTTTAATAATCCAGTCTGCCCTTTAACTCAACACATAGCTCCTACTTATAAGAACTATAACTAGTGCATAACTAGTGCTAAATCAGCTAGGAAAATAACTCCTAATACCATGAAATAACCTAATAAGCAAAGGAAACAGCAAATTCTAGAACAACAGACATAATAAGCATTCCTAAAGAAACTAGAAATAAGTCATAACAGCTAATTGCCATCATTCTCCCCCAGCGAAAAAGACTCGACACCGTCGAGGAAAACAACAACTTGAGGATGACGACGACGTGTGTAGGTATGAATAATAGGAGGGCGGCTGGCTGGCAAGGCAAGAGAACTGGAACTGGACTCAGCGCGAAGATGATCTTGAAACTGCTGCAAAAGAGAAGGATCCAGGAGACGAAACTCATCGTCTGTGATCCAAGTAGCATCAGTAGCAGGGCGGGTGGCCCAACGGACAAGGAAACGCTGAAACCCGCCGGAGGAGGAAGTGACATACTCATGATCAAGGACGTCAGCAATCTGATCCGAGTGAAGAGAACCAGAAGAGGGAAGGCTAGGAGCCTTAGCAGGGGTGTTAGCAAAAGTACCTGGAGATGCAAGGGGAGGTGTAAAGGTACCACGATAAGGAACAAGATCAGCCACATTGAAAATGGGACTAATGCTCAAGGTGGAAGGTAGGTCCAGAAGATAGGCATTGGAGCCGAGCCGCTTCAGCACCTGATAAGGTCCCATAGAACGAGCATGTAATTTTTTAAATGACCATTTAGGAAAGCGTTCCTTGCATATGCGAGCCATTACATAATCACCTACTTGAAACTCCTGAATACGGCGATGAACATCAGCAGCAGCTTTATAGGTGTCAACACTTAAAAGAGATTTGGCGACGAACCTCAGCATGCACATCACGAATATGCTCAGCAAATGCAGCTGCTGAATCAGAAGTACGGGAATCAGCGGGAAGAGGAATAAGATCAACAGGTTGACGAGGAGAAATTCCATGGACCACCTCAAAAGGACTCTTCCCAGTAGATCGGTTAACAGAATTGTTGTAAGCAAACTCAGCAATAGGAAGCAcaaggtttagggtttagggtttgtcACCAACCAAGCAACGAAGCAGATTACCCAGGCTACGGTTAACAACCTCAGTTTGTCCATCAGTTTGGGGGTGGAAAGCAGAGGAGAATTTCAAGGCGGTCCCAAAGAGCTTCCACAAAGTCTTCCAGAAGTAGCTGACAAATTTGACATCACGATCGGAAACAATGGAAAGAGGTAAGCCATGTAGACGAACAACTTCCTTGAAAAACAACTTAGCAACATGGGAAGCATCAGATGTCTTGGAGCAAGGAATAAAATGGGCCATTTTCGAGAAACGATCAACCACAACAAAAACTGAGTCATGTCCCCGAGCAGTTTTAGGCAATCCCAAAACAAAATCCATACTCAGATCATGCCACGGAGTGTGAGGAATAGGCAACGCAGTGTATAAACCTGTGTTGTTCTTACGTGCCTTAGCTAATTGACAAGTACGACATTGGGAAACTATACGAACAACATCCTTTCGTAGCGATGGCTAATAGAAACGGTCCTCCAAGAGGGAAGTAGTCTTGTCCCTGCCAAAATGACCAGCTAGGCCACCAGCATGCATCTCCCACACAATATAGTCTCGAATAGAGGTACGAGGAAGACATAAACGTGTTCCACGAAAAAGGTAGCCGTAGCGGAGAATGAAGTCAATGTGATTGTGACGGTGACCAGTAGAAACATCCATGTATATAGACCCAAAATCAGGACATGACGCATACTCGGATTTCATGCGATCAAAACCCACTACCTGGACATGTAAGGTTTGTAAGACACCAACAACACGACTAAGTGCATCTGCTTCCTTATTATCAATCCCAGGTCTATGACGAAggacaaaagaaaatatttgcaAGTATTTTGTCCAAGCAACATGTTTTCCAGTCAGTTTGCGTTGTGAATTGAGGTACTTAAGGGCTTGGTGGTCAGAATAAAGGACAAACTCGTTAGGTAGTAGATAGTACTGCCAATGGCGAAGAGCACGGACAATAGCATAGAACTCCTTGTCATAAGTAGAATATCGTTGTCTGACTTCATTAAGTTTTTCGCTGAAGTAGGCGATAGGATGACCTTCTTGACTTAAGACACCTCCAATACCAACGCCAGAAGCATCACAAGCAACCTCAAAGACTTTGGAAAGATTTGGATGTCGTAAAACAGGGGCTTCGgtcattttctgtttaattacTTCAAATGCTCGAGTAGCAGCAGGGGTCCATTGAAATTCACCGTGCTTCATGCAATCAGTAATGGGAGCCATAAGAGTGCTAAACCCACGAATAAATCGCCGGTAAAATGAAGCGAGACCATGAAAACTACGAGCTTCAGTAAGAGTGCGAGGTGAGGGCCAACGCTGAATAGCAGCAACCTTCTCTGGATCAGCACTAACGCCAGCAGCAGAGATAATGAATCCTAAAAAAAGGACCTGCGGTTGTAGGAATGAACACTTCTTAAGGTTAGCATACAATTTAGCTTGACGAAGAGTAGAAAAGACCGTCCGTAGGTCCTCAAGATGCTCTTCACGAGATTTACTGTAAATAAGGATATCATCGAAGTAGACCACCAAAAACTTGCCAATATGCTCACGTAACACGTGATAcatgacgcgcatgaatgtaCTTCGGGCATTAGACATGCCAAAAGGCATAACTAACCACTCATAAAGGCCATCAGGTGTCTTGAACGCAGTTTTCCACTCATCCCCTAAACGAATTCGAATCTGATGGTAACCACTACGAAGATCAATTTTAGAAAACCATTGAGACCCAGCAACATCATCAAGCATATCATCAAGGCGCGGAATAGGGAAGCGATATTTGACAGTGATCTTGTTTATTGCACGACTGTCAACACACATTCGCCATGAACCATCTTTTTTTGGTGTAAGAAGAACAGGGACAGCGCAAGGACTGAGGCTATGCCGAATAAAGCCTTTGTCAAGAAGACCTTGaatttgtttatttaattCAGCACGCTCTGTGGGATTCATGCGATAATGAGGGAGGTTGGGAAGTTGGGCACCAGGAACAAGATCTATAGCATGTTGGATGTCTCGCATAGGCGGCAATGCATTTGGCAAGTCGTCGGGAATGACATCAGGGAACTCATCCAAAAGGTGTTGAACAGTAGACTCGGGTGAGGAGGTGTTGTCAGACCTTTCCTTTAATACTACTGCATAGAAAAGACCAGATTCTTCACTTGCCCGTGCAAATTCCCCTGCGGTTAAAATATTAAGTTTATGAGGTTCAATTAAGGgttttggtggaggaggacGAACTGTTGGTTTGGCAGGTTTCAAGGTAATGGTGGTGCCCCCATGATTGAACATATATGTATTCTCTCTTCCAAAGTGACGAATATCA
This genomic interval from Argentina anserina chromosome 1, drPotAnse1.1, whole genome shotgun sequence contains the following:
- the LOC126791912 gene encoding HMG-Y-related protein A-like, producing the protein MATEEVKKPPSLPPYPEMILKAIEELNESNGSNRSSISRFIESTYGELPAGHSAILSDHLSKMKDSGELVFWKNNYTKSDPNAPPRRGRGRPPKPKDPDQPQVANLGTGRPRGRPPKDPNAPPRPPKVKSSPGSGKPRGRPRKMARPTGGLSGSTTLTDSETGKPRGRPPKVKDSFTEVTIQQ